The Nocardia arthritidis genome has a window encoding:
- a CDS encoding SDR family oxidoreductase, giving the protein MATYIVTGGTGLIGRRVVAGLLDKDPDAIVHILVRASSLAKFTALVADWRGGDRVHPLIGDLTAERLGLDAAPAADHIIHLGAVYDMTADENTAHAANVAGTKAVLALTQELGAVLHHVSSVAVAGDHRGKFFEEDFDLGQRLTSPYHRTKFAAEKLVRESRGVRWRVYRPAIVVGDSRTGEMDKIDGPYYFFPAIAKLAALPAELPMPLPELGATNIVPVDYVAAAMVELVRKPGLNGRTFHLVNPEPQPFAQVYNALARAAGAPAGIGPLPGSGLALNGLGRLPGVPAARDFLLGQMGIPPEVAPHVAFASEFISDSTRAQLRGLKVPTFDSYAERLWQYWRDHLAPRPVTAPKSQRPSDGADPLAGRTVLITGASSGIGLATAHAVARRGATVLMVARGKEDLDAAAAAVCAEGGAAQAYPCDITDPDAVDALVRTVLGEHGHVDYVVNNAGRSIRRAVANSTDRMHDFERTMAVNYFGAVRLILALLPSMRARRFGHFVNISSIAVQAKVPRFAAYVASKSALDNFSEIAAVENRDAGITFTSVRMPLVRTPMIAPTDLYRALPVPDPEQAAAIVIRALEERPDRIDTPVGTLAQAVELLMPSLKRTIMHQGFRLFGESRAAAGKKVAAEANAVLPEQDSARGPLDLLAPVVIPLMALPTPAARVARMVPGLRW; this is encoded by the coding sequence ATGGCTACCTACATCGTGACGGGCGGTACCGGACTGATCGGACGACGGGTCGTGGCGGGCCTGCTCGACAAGGATCCCGACGCGATAGTGCATATCCTCGTCCGCGCGAGCTCGCTCGCGAAATTCACCGCGCTGGTGGCGGATTGGCGCGGCGGCGACCGCGTGCACCCGCTCATCGGCGATCTGACCGCGGAGCGGCTCGGCCTCGACGCCGCGCCCGCCGCCGATCACATCATCCATCTGGGCGCGGTCTACGATATGACCGCCGACGAAAACACCGCGCACGCCGCGAATGTCGCGGGCACCAAGGCGGTGCTGGCGCTGACCCAGGAGTTGGGCGCGGTACTGCACCACGTGTCGTCGGTGGCCGTGGCGGGCGATCACCGTGGCAAATTCTTCGAGGAGGATTTCGATCTCGGTCAGCGGCTCACCTCGCCGTACCACCGCACGAAGTTCGCCGCCGAGAAACTGGTGCGGGAATCGCGCGGCGTGCGCTGGCGGGTGTACCGGCCCGCGATCGTGGTCGGCGATTCACGCACCGGCGAGATGGACAAGATCGACGGGCCGTACTACTTCTTCCCCGCCATCGCCAAGCTGGCCGCGCTGCCCGCCGAATTGCCCATGCCGCTACCGGAATTGGGCGCCACCAATATCGTTCCCGTCGACTATGTCGCCGCCGCGATGGTGGAACTGGTGCGCAAGCCGGGCCTGAACGGGCGCACCTTCCACCTCGTCAACCCGGAGCCGCAGCCGTTCGCCCAGGTGTACAACGCGCTGGCGCGTGCGGCGGGCGCCCCCGCCGGAATCGGCCCGCTGCCCGGCAGCGGACTCGCGCTGAACGGACTCGGCCGCCTGCCCGGCGTGCCCGCGGCGCGCGATTTCCTGTTGGGACAGATGGGGATTCCGCCGGAGGTGGCCCCGCATGTCGCCTTCGCCTCGGAATTCATCTCCGATTCGACCCGCGCCCAGCTGCGCGGCCTGAAGGTGCCCACGTTCGACAGCTATGCCGAACGGCTCTGGCAGTACTGGCGCGACCATCTCGCGCCGCGCCCGGTGACCGCACCGAAATCGCAACGGCCGAGCGACGGCGCCGATCCGCTCGCGGGTCGTACGGTGCTCATCACCGGCGCGTCGTCCGGGATCGGGCTGGCCACCGCGCACGCCGTCGCCCGCAGGGGCGCCACCGTGCTGATGGTCGCGCGCGGCAAGGAGGACCTGGACGCGGCCGCCGCCGCGGTGTGCGCGGAAGGCGGTGCGGCACAGGCGTATCCGTGCGATATCACCGACCCGGACGCGGTGGACGCGCTGGTGCGCACGGTGCTCGGCGAACACGGCCACGTCGACTATGTGGTGAACAACGCGGGCCGGTCCATCCGGCGCGCGGTCGCCAATTCCACCGATCGGATGCACGATTTCGAACGGACCATGGCGGTGAACTACTTCGGCGCGGTGCGGCTGATCCTGGCCCTGCTGCCGTCGATGCGGGCGCGCCGGTTCGGGCATTTCGTGAATATCTCCTCGATCGCGGTGCAGGCCAAGGTGCCCCGGTTCGCCGCCTATGTGGCGAGCAAGTCGGCGCTGGACAATTTCAGCGAGATCGCGGCCGTGGAGAACCGCGACGCCGGAATCACCTTCACCTCGGTGCGGATGCCGCTGGTGCGCACCCCGATGATCGCGCCGACCGACCTGTACCGCGCACTGCCGGTGCCGGACCCGGAACAGGCCGCCGCCATCGTGATTCGCGCGCTCGAGGAGCGTCCGGACCGCATAGATACACCGGTCGGCACCCTGGCGCAGGCGGTGGAACTGCTGATGCCTTCGCTGAAGCGGACCATCATGCACCAGGGTTTCCGCCTCTTCGGGGAATCCCGCGCGGCGGCGGGCAAGAAGGTTGCGGCGGAGGCGAATGCCGTACTGCCGGAACAGGATTCCGCACGCGGACCGCTCGATCTGCTGGCCCCGGTGGTCATCCCGCTGATGGCGCTGCCGACCCCGGCCGCTCGCGTCGCGAGGATGGTTCCCGGGCTGCGCTGGTGA
- a CDS encoding glutamate-1-semialdehyde 2,1-aminomutase, which yields MEEASVRRDFTRSNRLQARLHDLVPGGAHTYARGADQYPEFMAPILVRGSGCRVWDADGNCYVEYGMGLRSVTLGHGYPPVVAAVRAAIADGVSFSRPTELEILAAEDFLSLVPAADMVKFAKNGSDATTAAVRLARAATGRTAIAVCDQPFFSVDDWFIGTTAMDSGIPAETVAQTVKFRYNDLPSLAAVLRDGRVAAVVMEAATALNEPDPGFLQGVRELCDRYGTLLVFDEMITGFRWSAGGAQAVYGVRPDLSCWGKAMGNGFPISALAGRRELMELGGLRTDRDRVFLLSTTHGPESGSLAAFRAVVREYVTGDPVARMEHAGRLLADGFNAITAEFGIGAQLAALGRPSCLIFVTRDADGQPSQPFRTLFLQELLERGVLGQSFVTSAAHTDADIEATLTACRAAAAVYRKALEQGSVDGLLIGRPVAPAIRRHAEPRRLPEAEPGEAGR from the coding sequence ATGGAAGAAGCCTCCGTCAGACGTGATTTCACGCGCAGCAACCGGCTACAGGCCCGGTTGCACGACCTCGTTCCCGGCGGCGCGCACACCTATGCCCGTGGCGCCGACCAGTATCCGGAATTCATGGCGCCGATCCTGGTGCGCGGCAGCGGTTGCCGGGTCTGGGATGCCGACGGCAACTGCTATGTCGAATACGGTATGGGTTTGCGCTCGGTGACGCTCGGGCACGGCTATCCGCCGGTCGTCGCCGCCGTGCGTGCGGCCATCGCCGACGGTGTGAGCTTCAGCAGGCCGACCGAGCTGGAAATCCTTGCCGCCGAGGATTTCCTGTCGCTGGTACCGGCGGCCGACATGGTGAAGTTCGCCAAGAACGGCTCCGACGCCACCACCGCCGCGGTGCGGCTGGCCAGGGCCGCCACCGGACGCACCGCCATCGCCGTCTGCGATCAACCGTTCTTCTCCGTCGACGACTGGTTCATCGGCACCACCGCGATGGACAGCGGCATCCCCGCCGAAACCGTGGCGCAGACGGTGAAATTCCGCTACAACGACCTGCCATCGCTGGCAGCGGTGCTCCGCGACGGGCGGGTCGCGGCGGTGGTGATGGAGGCGGCGACGGCGCTGAACGAACCGGATCCCGGCTTCCTGCAAGGGGTTCGGGAGCTGTGCGACCGGTACGGCACCCTGCTGGTGTTCGACGAGATGATCACCGGGTTCCGCTGGTCCGCGGGCGGCGCGCAGGCCGTGTACGGTGTGCGGCCGGACCTGTCCTGCTGGGGTAAGGCGATGGGCAACGGATTTCCCATCTCAGCGCTCGCGGGCCGCCGGGAGCTGATGGAACTCGGCGGGCTGCGCACCGACCGCGACCGGGTGTTCCTACTATCCACCACACACGGTCCCGAATCCGGGTCGCTGGCCGCCTTCCGCGCCGTCGTGCGCGAATACGTCACCGGCGATCCGGTCGCCCGGATGGAGCATGCGGGGCGGCTGCTCGCCGACGGGTTCAATGCGATCACCGCCGAATTCGGCATCGGCGCGCAGCTGGCGGCGCTCGGGCGGCCGTCCTGCCTCATTTTCGTCACCCGCGACGCGGACGGCCAACCGTCCCAACCATTTCGGACGCTGTTCCTCCAGGAGTTGTTGGAGCGCGGGGTGCTCGGGCAATCCTTCGTCACCTCGGCCGCGCACACCGACGCCGATATCGAGGCGACGCTCACCGCCTGCCGGGCGGCCGCAGCGGTGTATCGCAAAGCGCTCGAACAGGGTTCGGTCGACGGGTTGCTGATCGGCAGGCCGGTAGCCCCGGCCATTCGCAGGCATGCGGAACCGCGGCGACTTCCGGAGGCGGAACCCGGCGAGGCCGGGCGATGA
- a CDS encoding alpha/beta hydrolase has protein sequence MHDSYLAFLPDDLRPDPGLRPESTWWRWRGGRIHIERVPRSDAAVRMLLVHGGGGHAAMMWPFAALAARQGFEVLVPDLPGYGRSEVESAGAVRYSDWVDCVADLVRAEKAADPRPLVVFGASMGGMLAYEAAARTGMVEAIAVTCLLDPRSPLARRRIGRFRWLGRFGAPLLVPVVDGVRVPMRLVANMTAMSNLPGLTATVIADPRGGGVGFLRTYLCSVPLVEPENFTACPVWLLHPGADRWTPLAVSRMFFDRIAAPKHLLVLDRASHYPVEDPGIRQLTTALADIHHWVAGG, from the coding sequence ATGCACGATTCCTACCTGGCCTTTCTACCCGATGATCTCCGTCCCGATCCTGGGCTACGCCCCGAGTCGACGTGGTGGCGGTGGCGTGGCGGGCGCATTCATATCGAGCGTGTGCCCCGGTCAGATGCCGCGGTGCGGATGTTGCTGGTACACGGTGGCGGCGGGCATGCGGCGATGATGTGGCCGTTCGCGGCTCTGGCGGCACGGCAAGGCTTCGAGGTGTTGGTGCCCGACCTGCCAGGGTATGGCCGCAGCGAGGTGGAATCGGCTGGGGCAGTGCGTTATTCGGACTGGGTCGACTGCGTCGCCGACCTGGTGCGCGCCGAGAAGGCGGCCGATCCGCGCCCACTGGTCGTGTTCGGGGCAAGTATGGGTGGAATGCTCGCCTACGAGGCCGCGGCTCGCACCGGCATGGTCGAGGCGATCGCGGTCACCTGCCTGCTCGACCCGCGATCGCCGCTGGCCCGTCGCCGCATCGGCAGATTTCGCTGGCTCGGGCGGTTCGGCGCACCGCTGCTGGTTCCGGTGGTCGACGGCGTCCGGGTGCCGATGCGGTTGGTGGCCAACATGACTGCGATGTCCAACCTTCCCGGCCTGACCGCCACCGTCATCGCCGATCCGCGGGGTGGAGGTGTTGGATTCCTGCGCACCTATCTGTGCTCGGTGCCGCTGGTCGAGCCGGAGAACTTCACCGCCTGCCCCGTGTGGCTACTGCACCCGGGTGCTGATCGCTGGACGCCGCTGGCGGTCAGCCGGATGTTCTTCGATCGGATCGCCGCACCGAAACACCTTCTCGTACTCGACCGGGCGAGCCACTATCCGGTGGAGGATCCTGGAATCCGCCAATTGACAACGGCATTGGCGGATATTCATCACTGGGTTGCCGGCGGCTGA
- a CDS encoding SRPBCC family protein, giving the protein MGHVSYTAEGAAPAEFAFEYVADYRNLPRWVFGVKHYTPVGEQSRGVGAVFDSALNLGPMTLHLRGEVIEWEDNAVITLRAVKGVEGTARWTFEPIDAGHSRIGVVLDYRVPGGIAGRALDRVIQAIVGPTVKHAEKHLRHQIESAYAASKNPSATEDAASGDVASR; this is encoded by the coding sequence ATGGGACATGTGAGTTACACCGCGGAAGGTGCGGCGCCCGCCGAGTTCGCATTCGAATATGTCGCGGACTACCGGAATCTGCCGCGCTGGGTATTCGGCGTCAAGCATTACACCCCGGTGGGTGAGCAGTCGCGCGGCGTCGGCGCGGTATTCGATTCCGCGCTCAACCTGGGACCGATGACCCTGCACCTGCGCGGCGAGGTGATCGAATGGGAGGACAACGCCGTCATCACGCTGCGCGCGGTGAAAGGCGTCGAGGGTACCGCGCGCTGGACATTCGAGCCGATCGACGCGGGGCACAGCAGGATCGGCGTGGTGCTCGACTACCGGGTGCCCGGCGGTATCGCGGGGCGGGCACTCGATCGCGTCATCCAGGCCATCGTCGGCCCCACGGTCAAACATGCCGAGAAGCACCTGCGTCACCAGATCGAATCCGCCTATGCCGCATCGAAGAACCCGTCCGCGACCGAGGACGCCGCATCCGGCGATGTGGCGTCGCGGTGA
- a CDS encoding helix-turn-helix domain-containing protein: MHNSSCGRRLARNVIAAGGFADDAAFAVQRHCAVSPLRAYRIAAGYTLAEAAMRLKEILRSRGQPSEGLAHQQLSRWENRRDVPTPHYLNALCVLYRTRPDRLGFGNDYSGTDTIAPTGCEIVDHTPSPAPATIDMSADGTATYLDLLEELTESAGRMLYTAAPTEYIPQRMADLARIKAYALSAGSTAVRRRLYRLVAKNAGFIAIRIIDIAGLDDCLEWFGIARRAGRLAEDGAVQAWIAGHIGTSCAWYGRFLESGLAAARGARSAGAGRPNAGAAFGCLAEASLYARMGCRRETSAVVRAADRMFAALPEAETVADGCHLTEYFLRWHQSVALAAVGAWADADELRARALELPFSRRDPVGESILRLDAAASKIAAGEVEWGCWMIAEVWDGTPSEYRVGEIPRRASQILDDVERGNAAGRAVRELLGCGRRGGG, from the coding sequence ATGCACAACAGTTCCTGCGGACGGCGACTGGCTCGAAATGTCATCGCGGCAGGCGGTTTCGCGGACGACGCGGCGTTCGCCGTCCAACGGCACTGTGCCGTATCACCGCTGCGCGCGTATCGCATCGCCGCCGGGTACACGCTGGCCGAGGCCGCGATGAGGCTGAAGGAGATTCTGCGGTCGCGCGGACAGCCGTCCGAAGGGCTAGCGCATCAACAACTCTCGCGGTGGGAGAACAGGAGGGACGTGCCGACGCCGCACTATCTCAATGCCTTGTGCGTCTTGTATCGCACCAGGCCGGATCGGCTCGGGTTCGGAAACGACTACTCCGGCACGGACACGATCGCACCGACCGGCTGCGAAATCGTCGACCACACACCGTCTCCGGCTCCCGCGACGATCGACATGTCGGCCGACGGCACGGCGACGTACCTCGACCTTCTCGAAGAGCTGACGGAGTCCGCCGGTCGCATGTTGTATACCGCCGCGCCGACGGAATACATCCCGCAACGGATGGCGGATCTCGCGCGCATCAAGGCATATGCGCTGTCGGCGGGATCGACGGCTGTCCGGCGGCGGTTGTATCGTCTGGTCGCCAAGAACGCCGGGTTCATCGCTATTCGCATTATCGATATCGCGGGTCTGGACGACTGCCTCGAATGGTTCGGCATTGCGCGGCGGGCAGGCAGATTGGCGGAGGATGGTGCCGTGCAGGCTTGGATCGCTGGGCATATCGGCACCTCATGTGCCTGGTATGGCAGGTTTCTCGAATCCGGCCTCGCGGCCGCGCGCGGCGCTCGATCGGCCGGAGCTGGTCGGCCGAATGCCGGGGCCGCGTTCGGCTGTCTGGCGGAGGCGTCGCTGTACGCCAGAATGGGTTGCCGCCGAGAGACTTCGGCCGTCGTGCGGGCAGCCGATCGGATGTTCGCCGCGTTGCCGGAAGCGGAGACGGTGGCCGACGGATGCCACCTCACCGAATACTTTCTGCGCTGGCACCAGTCGGTCGCCTTGGCCGCGGTCGGCGCGTGGGCCGACGCCGATGAACTGCGGGCGCGAGCACTCGAATTGCCGTTCAGTCGGCGGGATCCGGTCGGGGAATCGATATTGCGGTTGGATGCGGCGGCATCGAAAATCGCTGCGGGCGAGGTTGAGTGGGGCTGTTGGATGATCGCCGAGGTGTGGGACGGCACCCCGTCGGAGTACCGGGTCGGCGAGATTCCGCGCCGCGCATCGCAGATACTTGACGATGTCGAGCGCGGCAACGCCGCCGGTCGTGCGGTGCGCGAGCTGCTGGGGTGCGGGCGGCGGGGCGGAGGATGA
- a CDS encoding glycosyltransferase: MSAPRVAIVHERFTEFGGSEAVVGEFVETWPDATVYAPIVDPAILRAPVHAVRDSWLSRAHAATGRRSHAPLLPLVPGALRRLPLRERYDAVLISHHAFAVQAALATDAPTIAYVHSPARWAWDKGFRAREAGGRGGQLALAALGLLARRAELRAAPRLTSIVANSRAVADRVHDWWGLPSTVINPPVDIARFTPDPAVEREDFFLCAGRLVPYKRPDLAIRAARKAGCRLVILGDGRFRPYLETLAGPETVFLGATAHATLLAMYRRCRALLMPGIEDFGIVPVEAMACGAGVLAVGAGGALDTVVPGSTGEHIPPGPDEAVVDGLAEAMLAFDPGRYSAAALRDHAVTFSPSVFRSRMAAVVNRTLRM, encoded by the coding sequence ATGAGCGCGCCACGGGTCGCGATCGTGCACGAACGGTTCACCGAATTCGGCGGATCGGAGGCGGTGGTCGGCGAATTCGTCGAAACCTGGCCCGACGCGACGGTTTACGCGCCGATCGTCGATCCGGCGATACTGCGCGCACCGGTGCACGCGGTGCGCGATTCATGGCTGAGTCGCGCGCACGCCGCCACCGGGCGCCGCTCGCATGCCCCGCTGCTGCCGCTCGTGCCGGGTGCGTTGCGGCGGCTGCCATTACGTGAACGCTACGATGCCGTGCTCATCAGCCATCACGCCTTCGCCGTACAAGCGGCGCTCGCCACGGACGCACCGACCATCGCCTATGTGCACAGCCCGGCGCGATGGGCCTGGGACAAGGGTTTTCGCGCCCGGGAGGCGGGCGGGCGCGGCGGACAGCTCGCCCTCGCCGCGCTGGGCCTGCTCGCCCGCCGCGCCGAATTGCGTGCCGCGCCAAGGCTCACCAGTATCGTCGCCAATTCGCGGGCCGTCGCCGATCGCGTCCACGACTGGTGGGGGCTGCCGTCGACGGTGATCAACCCGCCCGTCGATATCGCCCGCTTCACCCCCGATCCGGCCGTCGAGCGCGAGGATTTCTTCCTCTGCGCCGGACGCCTCGTGCCTTACAAGCGGCCCGACCTGGCCATTCGTGCCGCCCGGAAAGCCGGTTGCCGCTTGGTGATTCTCGGTGATGGGCGCTTCCGTCCCTATCTCGAAACCCTGGCCGGACCCGAAACCGTCTTTCTCGGCGCCACCGCGCATGCCACGCTGCTCGCCATGTACCGCCGCTGCCGCGCGCTGCTCATGCCCGGTATCGAGGATTTCGGCATCGTTCCGGTGGAGGCGATGGCCTGCGGCGCGGGCGTTCTCGCCGTCGGTGCGGGCGGTGCGCTCGACACCGTTGTGCCCGGCAGCACCGGCGAACACATTCCGCCGGGTCCCGACGAGGCGGTCGTCGACGGTCTCGCCGAGGCGATGCTCGCGTTCGATCCGGGCCGTTATTCGGCGGCGGCACTGCGCGATCATGCGGTTACGTTCTCCCCCAGCGTCTTTCGCAGCCGGATGGCGGCGGTGGTGAATCGGACGTTGCGTATGTGA
- a CDS encoding bifunctional metallophosphatase/5'-nucleotidase produces MIANRLAMGIAALVSVLLVAGCGSADSGGSKPSTTRETGLISTNDLPGAGPNEVHLFAFNDLHGNLQPPGGATGKINGVDAGGAVYLATHLARLKAAYPASAIVLAGDNIGASPLQSGLFHDEPTISFLNSVGVAASSVGNHEFDHGVQELARIQQGGCAPDGCSPGAPFTGAKFPYLAANVTDAQGRQPPALKPWTMLQIGNHKIGLVGTVTPDTANIVFPEGIRSYSFGDEVTAINKYVPELKAAGAEAIVALMHDGGAQQVKGNIPDYNGCDNIGPEVTKFANGVDPAVQVLVTGHTHQPYNCTINGKVVTQAACYGRLITDITLKFDNGVQASAVNRVVTRDVTPDTPTTALVDFYGEQAKPRTQRVVGTATAPLPQAPGPAGDSTLGDVIADAMLSVTTGGPAAAVAALMNPGGVRTDLKGGDITYGDIYSVQPFGNQVVTVTLTGQQLLRLLEQQWNNVSKPAVLSPAGITYSYSDSAPKGAKVIADSVRIAGQPLNPAAAYRITTNNFLASGGDGFSVFTEGKDLTVGPIDLDAFETYLREHPPLQPPAPRIEKK; encoded by the coding sequence ATGATTGCGAACCGCCTCGCCATGGGAATCGCCGCTCTGGTGAGTGTGCTGCTGGTCGCCGGCTGCGGGAGCGCCGATTCCGGCGGCTCCAAACCGAGCACCACCAGGGAGACCGGGTTGATCTCCACCAACGACCTGCCGGGCGCGGGCCCGAACGAGGTGCACCTGTTCGCGTTCAATGATCTGCACGGCAATCTGCAGCCGCCCGGCGGCGCCACCGGCAAGATCAACGGGGTCGACGCGGGCGGCGCGGTCTACCTGGCCACTCATCTGGCGCGGTTGAAGGCGGCCTATCCGGCCAGCGCGATCGTGCTGGCCGGGGACAATATCGGCGCGAGCCCGCTGCAGTCGGGCCTGTTCCACGACGAGCCGACGATCAGCTTCCTCAACTCCGTCGGCGTCGCGGCATCATCGGTGGGCAATCACGAATTCGACCATGGTGTACAGGAATTGGCGCGGATCCAGCAGGGCGGCTGCGCACCGGACGGCTGTTCGCCCGGCGCGCCGTTCACCGGGGCCAAATTCCCGTACCTGGCCGCCAACGTGACCGACGCGCAGGGTCGGCAACCGCCCGCGCTGAAGCCGTGGACCATGCTGCAGATCGGCAACCACAAGATCGGGTTGGTCGGCACGGTCACCCCCGACACCGCGAATATCGTTTTCCCGGAAGGCATTCGGAGCTATTCGTTCGGCGACGAGGTCACCGCGATCAACAAGTATGTCCCGGAGCTGAAGGCGGCGGGCGCGGAGGCGATCGTCGCGCTGATGCATGACGGCGGCGCCCAGCAGGTGAAGGGCAATATCCCGGACTACAACGGCTGCGACAACATCGGCCCGGAGGTCACCAAGTTCGCCAACGGCGTCGATCCGGCGGTGCAGGTGCTGGTCACCGGCCATACTCATCAGCCATATAACTGCACCATCAACGGGAAGGTGGTCACCCAGGCCGCCTGCTATGGCCGCCTGATCACCGACATCACGCTGAAATTCGACAACGGCGTGCAGGCATCCGCGGTGAACCGCGTCGTCACCCGCGATGTCACCCCGGACACCCCGACCACCGCGCTGGTCGACTTCTACGGCGAGCAGGCCAAGCCGCGCACGCAGCGGGTGGTCGGCACGGCGACGGCGCCGCTGCCCCAGGCGCCCGGCCCCGCAGGCGATTCCACGCTGGGCGATGTCATCGCCGACGCGATGCTCTCGGTGACCACCGGCGGACCGGCCGCCGCGGTTGCCGCGCTGATGAATCCGGGTGGCGTGCGCACCGACCTCAAGGGCGGGGACATCACCTACGGCGATATCTACAGTGTCCAGCCGTTCGGCAATCAGGTCGTCACGGTGACCTTGACCGGACAGCAGCTGCTGCGCCTGCTGGAGCAGCAGTGGAACAACGTCAGCAAACCGGCCGTGCTCTCCCCCGCCGGGATCACCTACAGCTACTCCGATTCCGCGCCGAAGGGCGCCAAGGTGATCGCCGACAGCGTTCGCATCGCCGGACAGCCGCTGAATCCCGCTGCGGCATACCGGATCACGACGAACAACTTCCTCGCCTCCGGCGGTGACGGGTTCTCGGTTTTCACCGAGGGCAAGGATCTCACGGTGGGCCCGATCGATCTGGACGCCTTCGAAACCTATCTGCGGGAGCACCCGCCGCTGCAGCCGCCCGCGCCGCGCATCGAGAAGAAATAG
- a CDS encoding TetR/AcrR family transcriptional regulator, protein MSTPRKTPRQQRSEFTFDAILDAAARLFQRHGYAATTTNKVAELAGVSIGTLYHYIPNKDALLYALAERHLRTGAADLLAEAAQLRSEQPPLADTVRRLVTAVAHLHTAEPHMHRLLYEQAPRTPASTEKLKQFEQLLADEVAFHLTRLGVDGTDPALTATLLVQAVEAQIHGIVLEPLDGHTIDARVETVIAFWTRALTAQTT, encoded by the coding sequence ATGTCCACCCCACGCAAAACCCCGCGCCAGCAGCGATCGGAGTTCACCTTCGACGCCATCCTCGACGCGGCTGCTCGACTTTTCCAACGGCACGGCTACGCCGCGACCACCACCAACAAGGTCGCCGAACTGGCCGGGGTGTCCATCGGGACGCTCTACCACTACATACCCAACAAGGACGCGCTGCTCTACGCACTCGCCGAACGCCACCTCCGCACCGGCGCAGCGGATCTACTGGCCGAAGCGGCCCAATTACGCAGCGAACAGCCACCTTTGGCCGACACCGTACGGCGGCTGGTCACCGCGGTCGCCCACCTGCACACCGCCGAACCGCACATGCATCGGCTGCTCTACGAACAGGCGCCGCGCACCCCGGCCAGTACGGAAAAGCTGAAGCAGTTCGAACAGCTACTGGCCGACGAAGTCGCCTTTCACCTGACCCGCCTCGGCGTCGACGGAACAGACCCGGCGCTGACCGCGACCCTGCTCGTCCAAGCCGTCGAAGCGCAAATCCACGGCATCGTTCTCGAACCACTCGACGGTCACACGATCGATGCCCGCGTCGAAACCGTAATCGCCTTCTGGACACGAGCACTCACCGCACAGACCACCTGA
- a CDS encoding cutinase family protein — MGNRKVNLFEKWRAARVLAILLLIGAAGATGTAGRATADPCAAVDIVVARGTSEPGWLGAQVGDPLYAALRQALPLDSAAYPVRYPADLLVATSASDGTRDMTAHLVQQAAMCPGQRFILVGYSQGAAVTEGVLGTGIVAQLPGTYVLPPELAPRIAAVLLFGDPLRAIGWNVPAAYLSRTADYCAAGDPICGAGDDPAAHTEYGGFVWAAAVFAASRI, encoded by the coding sequence ATGGGCAACCGGAAGGTAAACCTCTTCGAAAAGTGGCGTGCGGCAAGGGTATTGGCCATCCTGCTGCTCATCGGCGCGGCCGGGGCGACCGGTACGGCCGGGCGGGCCACGGCGGATCCCTGTGCGGCGGTGGATATCGTCGTCGCACGCGGTACGTCCGAACCGGGCTGGCTGGGCGCGCAGGTCGGCGATCCGCTGTATGCGGCGCTGCGACAAGCGCTTCCGCTGGATTCCGCGGCCTATCCGGTGCGCTATCCCGCCGATCTGCTCGTCGCCACCTCGGCGAGCGACGGCACCCGGGATATGACCGCGCACCTCGTCCAACAGGCGGCGATGTGCCCGGGACAGCGGTTCATCCTGGTGGGTTACTCGCAGGGCGCCGCGGTGACGGAGGGTGTGCTCGGCACCGGCATAGTCGCGCAGCTGCCCGGAACCTATGTGCTGCCACCCGAATTGGCGCCGAGGATCGCGGCGGTGTTGCTCTTCGGCGATCCGCTGCGCGCCATCGGCTGGAATGTGCCCGCCGCATATCTGTCGCGGACCGCGGACTATTGCGCGGCGGGCGATCCGATATGCGGTGCGGGCGACGATCCGGCGGCGCATACGGAGTACGGCGGATTCGTCTGGGCGGCGGCCGTTTTCGCGGCGAGCCGGATCTGA
- a CDS encoding cold-shock protein has product MTEQAAEGVVKFFKSEKGWGAISSPALPPGRDAFVHYSDIEGTGFRALAAGDRVSFRYRAAKQDSFDFVATWVRKL; this is encoded by the coding sequence ATGACCGAACAGGCGGCCGAGGGTGTCGTGAAGTTCTTCAAATCCGAAAAAGGCTGGGGTGCGATCAGTTCCCCGGCGCTGCCGCCGGGCCGCGACGCCTTCGTGCATTACAGCGATATCGAGGGCACCGGTTTCCGCGCGCTCGCGGCGGGCGATCGGGTGAGCTTTCGCTATCGCGCCGCCAAACAGGACAGCTTCGACTTCGTCGCGACCTGGGTCCGCAAGCTCTGA